One part of the bacterium genome encodes these proteins:
- the pyrB gene encoding aspartate carbamoyltransferase, with translation MKHFVDISRLSKQSLTALLDVADEMVPLARDGTDIAAGKILATLFYEPSTRTRLSLESAMQRLGGRALGFADAAASSVAKGESLADTIRTVDKYADVIALRHPAEGAALACSFYSEVPVINAGDGGHLHPTQTLLDLLTIRRELGRLENLSVVLAGDLRYGRTASSLALALAPFKPQLVCVAPEGLELPPHVARRLRAELGTAVEETDDLAAAARGADVLYVTRIQQERFFSSDDYLKVKGSYVVDKRVVERMPEGSLVLHPLPRVDEIPPAVDDDARARYFEQMRYGVPARMALIAVLLGLVDKDIPYKEVRGEELELPCPNPRCITASEKYLKNSYTPILDKTESLFGELGEGKRYRCLYCDYEVVV, from the coding sequence ATGAAGCATTTCGTCGATATATCGCGGCTTTCCAAGCAGAGCCTGACGGCGCTGCTGGACGTGGCCGACGAGATGGTACCGCTCGCGCGCGACGGAACGGACATCGCCGCCGGTAAGATCCTGGCCACCCTTTTCTACGAGCCGTCGACGCGGACGCGCCTTTCGCTCGAGTCCGCGATGCAGCGGCTGGGCGGCCGGGCGCTGGGGTTCGCCGACGCCGCGGCCTCCTCCGTCGCCAAGGGGGAGTCGCTGGCCGACACCATCCGAACGGTCGACAAGTACGCCGACGTCATCGCCCTCCGCCACCCGGCGGAGGGGGCGGCGCTGGCCTGCTCGTTCTACTCGGAAGTCCCCGTTATAAACGCCGGCGACGGCGGCCACCTCCACCCCACGCAGACGCTGCTCGACCTGTTGACGATAAGGCGCGAGCTGGGCCGGCTGGAGAACCTGAGCGTGGTGCTGGCGGGCGACCTGCGCTACGGCCGGACGGCGAGCTCGCTAGCGCTGGCGCTGGCGCCGTTCAAGCCGCAGCTGGTGTGCGTCGCGCCGGAGGGGCTCGAGCTCCCGCCCCACGTCGCGCGGCGGCTCCGGGCGGAGCTGGGGACGGCGGTGGAGGAGACGGACGACCTGGCGGCCGCCGCTCGAGGCGCCGACGTCCTCTACGTGACGCGCATCCAGCAGGAGCGCTTCTTCTCCTCGGACGACTACCTCAAGGTCAAGGGCTCGTACGTGGTGGACAAGCGGGTCGTCGAGCGGATGCCCGAGGGCTCGCTGGTGCTGCACCCGCTGCCGCGGGTGGACGAGATTCCGCCGGCGGTGGACGACGACGCCCGGGCGCGGTACTTCGAGCAGATGCGCTACGGCGTGCCGGCGCGGATGGCGCTCATCGCGGTCCTGCTGGGCCTGGTGGATAAAGATATACCCTACAAAGAGGTCCGCGGCGAGGAGCTCGAGCTCCCCTGCCCCAACCCGCGCTGCATCACGGCCTCGGAAAAATATTTAAAAAACTCCTACACGCCGATACTGGATAAAACCGAGTCGCTCTTCGGCGAGCTGGGCGAGGGCAAGCGCTACCGGTGCCTGTATTGCGACTACGAGGTAGTGGTGTGA
- a CDS encoding dihydroorotase, with product MATPPEQRAVLIAGGRVVDPAGGTADEDILIEDGRVAARGAALKTPPGAVVVDAAGKYVFPGLIDMHVHLREPGREDKETIASGTRAAVMGGFTSVCAKANTFLVMDNPTVVEFVHSRAEAAAFAHVFPVGSVTEGLRGYGRLSEIGRLKEAGVVALSDDGVPVVSSDVMVAALRYATDFGLPLIAHSEDYALSAGGAVTEGPVSSRTGLPGIPPEAEEVMVARDLALLRQAGGKLHVAHVSAAASLAHIRGAKARGLDVTCETTPHYLLLTADAAESFDANAKMNPPLRDEEDRRAILAAVADGTVDCVATDHAPHTAAEKDKEFARAPFGVVGLETALRLIYTYLVLPGVISLERMVELMSGNPARRLELEGRGTLAPGARGDVTVFDPEAQDTIRAASFYSKGKNTPFEGWAVRGRVDTVLVDGRPVVRDGRLAETAETA from the coding sequence ATGGCCACGCCTCCTGAGCAACGAGCCGTTTTAATCGCCGGCGGCCGCGTCGTCGACCCGGCGGGCGGCACCGCCGACGAGGATATATTAATCGAGGACGGCCGCGTCGCCGCCCGGGGCGCGGCCCTCAAAACACCGCCCGGGGCGGTCGTCGTCGACGCCGCGGGCAAGTACGTCTTCCCGGGCCTCATCGACATGCACGTCCACCTCCGCGAGCCCGGCCGCGAGGACAAGGAGACCATCGCCTCCGGCACGCGGGCCGCGGTCATGGGCGGCTTCACGTCGGTGTGCGCCAAGGCCAACACCTTCCTGGTGATGGACAACCCGACGGTGGTGGAGTTCGTGCACTCGCGCGCCGAGGCCGCGGCCTTCGCCCACGTCTTCCCCGTCGGCTCGGTCACCGAGGGCCTGCGGGGCTACGGCAGATTGTCGGAGATCGGCAGACTGAAGGAGGCCGGCGTCGTCGCGCTCTCCGACGACGGCGTACCGGTGGTATCGAGCGACGTCATGGTCGCGGCCTTGCGCTACGCCACCGACTTCGGCCTGCCCCTCATCGCCCACTCGGAGGACTACGCCCTGTCGGCGGGCGGCGCCGTGACGGAGGGACCGGTCTCGAGTCGGACGGGTCTGCCGGGCATCCCCCCGGAGGCCGAGGAGGTGATGGTCGCCCGCGACCTCGCGCTGCTGCGGCAGGCGGGCGGCAAGCTCCACGTGGCGCACGTGAGCGCCGCCGCCTCGTTGGCGCACATCCGCGGCGCCAAGGCCCGGGGACTGGACGTAACCTGCGAGACCACGCCGCACTATCTGTTGCTGACCGCCGACGCGGCCGAGTCGTTCGACGCCAACGCCAAGATGAACCCGCCGCTGCGGGACGAAGAGGACCGCCGGGCGATACTGGCCGCCGTCGCCGACGGAACCGTGGACTGCGTCGCCACCGACCACGCGCCCCACACCGCCGCGGAGAAGGACAAGGAATTCGCCCGGGCGCCCTTCGGCGTCGTGGGCCTGGAGACGGCGCTCCGTTTGATATACACCTACCTGGTCCTTCCGGGTGTAATTTCGCTCGAGCGTATGGTAGAATTGATGTCGGGCAACCCGGCGCGGCGGCTCGAGCTGGAGGGCCGCGGGACGCTGGCGCCGGGGGCCCGAGGCGACGTCACCGTCTTCGACCCGGAAGCACAAGACACGATACGCGCGGCGTCGTTTTACTCCAAAGGGAAGAACACGCCGTTCGAAGGGTGGGCCGTGCGGGGCCGGGTGGATACGGTGCTGGTGGACGGCCGGCCCGTCGTGCGGGACGGCCGCCTGGCGGAGACGGCCGAGACCGCCTAA